A genomic region of Micromonospora sp. NBC_01796 contains the following coding sequences:
- the ftsR gene encoding transcriptional regulator FtsR, with protein MSIGEVLAQLRVEFPDTTISKLRFLEAEGLVEPQRTPAGYRKYSWEDVARLRFVLTAQRDQYLPLRVIREQLEDLGREPETPGRQRPALVAVGPAGEVPGRDGAASGPVESADARVTRSDLVARTGIDDVTLTELERLGLIVSRPPGWYDSDALAIAQAVAGLAAYGLEPRHLRAFRTAADREVGLFEQLIAPLARQNDPAARARAAEAARELVGLSQQLHAALVRVGLRSMLGR; from the coding sequence ATGAGCATCGGTGAGGTGCTGGCTCAGCTGCGGGTGGAGTTTCCCGACACCACGATTTCCAAGTTGCGGTTCTTGGAGGCGGAGGGTCTGGTTGAGCCGCAACGTACGCCGGCCGGCTACCGGAAGTACAGCTGGGAGGATGTGGCCCGGCTGCGGTTCGTGCTGACCGCGCAGCGGGATCAGTATCTGCCGTTGCGGGTGATCCGGGAGCAGTTGGAGGATCTGGGGCGGGAGCCGGAGACTCCGGGGCGGCAGCGGCCGGCGTTGGTCGCGGTTGGTCCGGCTGGTGAGGTTCCGGGCCGGGACGGTGCTGCCTCGGGGCCGGTGGAGTCGGCGGATGCGCGGGTGACCCGGTCGGATCTGGTGGCGCGTACGGGGATCGATGATGTGACGTTGACCGAGTTGGAGCGGCTGGGGTTGATCGTGTCCCGGCCGCCGGGGTGGTACGACTCGGATGCGTTGGCGATCGCGCAGGCGGTGGCGGGGTTGGCCGCGTACGGGTTGGAGCCGCGTCATCTGCGGGCGTTTCGGACGGCTGCGGACCGCGAGGTGGGTTTGTTCGAGCAGTTGATTGCGCCGTTGGCCCGGCAGAACGATCCGGCGGCGCGGGCTCGGGCGGCGGAGGCGGCGCGGGAGTTGGTCGGGTTGTCGCAGCAGTTGCACGCGGCTCTGGTGCGGGTGGGGTTGCGGTCGATGCTGGGCCGTTGA
- a CDS encoding bifunctional nuclease family protein yields MRELSVVGVRVELPSNQPIVLLREVEGDRYLPIWIGAVEATAIAYEQQGVKPARPLTHDLLRDILAALEAPLRAVEITELKENVFYADLLIGDGLRVSARPSDSIALALRVGAPIRCAEQVLTEAGIVIPDEQEDEVEKFREFLEQVQPEDFAG; encoded by the coding sequence GTGCGCGAGCTGAGCGTGGTCGGGGTTCGGGTGGAGCTGCCCAGCAACCAGCCGATCGTCCTGCTCAGGGAGGTCGAGGGTGACCGTTACCTGCCGATCTGGATCGGTGCGGTGGAGGCGACCGCGATCGCGTACGAGCAGCAGGGGGTCAAACCGGCTCGGCCGTTGACCCATGATCTGTTGCGGGACATCCTGGCGGCGCTTGAGGCGCCGTTGCGTGCGGTGGAGATCACCGAGCTGAAGGAGAACGTCTTCTACGCCGACCTGCTGATCGGGGACGGGTTGCGGGTTTCGGCCCGGCCGAGTGACTCGATCGCGTTGGCGTTGCGGGTGGGTGCGCCGATCAGGTGCGCGGAGCAGGTGCTGACCGAGGCCGGGATCGTTATTCCTGATGAGCAGGAGGACGAGGTCGAGAAGTTCCGGGAGTTCCTGGAGCAGGTTCAGCCGGAGGATTTCGCGGGTTGA
- a CDS encoding MerR family transcriptional regulator, with protein sequence MHEPQDPDPGTSDHRHTDGGVPVDPFVEGDGAVGYRGVTACSAVGISYRQLDYWARTTLVVPSIRDASGSGTQRLYSFRDLVVLKVVKRLLDAGVSLQNIRKAIEALRSRGVGDLAGITLISDGTTVYECRSPEEVVDLLQGGQGVFGIAIGGAFKEIQGSLSHLPAEPAGGVQPIGVSTEPEVSGDELAARRARRRAG encoded by the coding sequence ATGCACGAGCCACAGGACCCTGATCCGGGGACATCAGATCATCGCCACACCGACGGCGGCGTGCCTGTCGATCCCTTCGTGGAGGGTGACGGTGCGGTCGGGTACCGCGGGGTGACTGCTTGTTCCGCGGTGGGTATCAGTTACCGGCAGTTGGACTATTGGGCGCGTACCACGTTGGTGGTGCCGAGTATCCGGGACGCGTCCGGGTCCGGTACGCAGCGGCTTTACTCGTTCCGGGATCTGGTGGTGCTCAAGGTGGTCAAGCGGTTGCTTGATGCCGGGGTGTCGTTGCAGAACATCCGGAAGGCGATCGAGGCGTTGCGTTCGCGTGGCGTCGGGGATCTTGCCGGCATCACGTTGATCTCGGATGGCACGACGGTCTACGAGTGCCGTTCCCCGGAGGAGGTCGTCGACCTGCTTCAGGGTGGCCAGGGGGTCTTCGGGATCGCGATCGGTGGTGCGTTCAAGGAGATCCAGGGGTCGTTGTCGCATCTGCCGGCGGAGCCGGCCGGTGGTGTGCAGCCGATCGGTGTGTCGACGGAGCCGGAGGTGTCCGGTGACGAGTTGGCTGCCCGGCGGGCGCGGCGGCGGGCCGGCTGA
- a CDS encoding SanA/YdcF family protein produces the protein MVTRLRRWWRPLLVSAVVLVLLGASAVVGSAIWVDRSAREFVFDAAGVPAAPVVLVLGAQVDADGAPSPFLAARLGLAKELYDAGKARVVLVSGDHREWEYDEPGAMRRWLVDRGVPASRVVQDHAGFDTYDSCLRASRIFGVRQVIVVTQSFHVERAVAVCRQVGLDAVGVGDDSVSRFGRAWRWGSFRERFAAVKAVVDVVSRRDPVFLGPRESGVDDALRA, from the coding sequence GTGGTCACTCGGCTTCGCCGGTGGTGGCGCCCGTTGTTGGTGTCCGCCGTGGTGCTGGTGTTGCTGGGGGCGTCGGCGGTGGTCGGCAGCGCGATCTGGGTGGACCGGTCGGCGCGGGAGTTCGTGTTCGACGCGGCCGGGGTGCCGGCTGCGCCGGTGGTGTTGGTGCTCGGTGCGCAGGTGGACGCCGATGGGGCCCCGTCGCCGTTCCTGGCGGCCCGGCTGGGGTTGGCGAAGGAGTTGTACGACGCGGGCAAGGCCCGGGTGGTGTTGGTGTCGGGCGATCACCGCGAGTGGGAGTACGACGAGCCGGGGGCGATGCGTCGGTGGCTGGTTGACCGGGGTGTGCCGGCGTCGCGGGTGGTGCAGGACCATGCGGGTTTCGACACCTATGACTCGTGTCTGCGGGCGTCGCGGATTTTCGGGGTGCGGCAGGTGATCGTGGTGACGCAGAGTTTCCATGTGGAGCGGGCGGTGGCGGTGTGCCGGCAGGTGGGGTTGGACGCGGTGGGGGTGGGGGACGATTCGGTGAGCCGGTTCGGGCGGGCGTGGCGGTGGGGGAGTTTCCGGGAACGGTTCGCGGCGGTGAAGGCGGTGGTGGATGTGGTGAGTCGTCGGGATCCGGTGTTCCTGGGGCCGCGTGAGTCCGGTGTGGACGACGCGTTGCGTGCTTGA
- a CDS encoding group I truncated hemoglobin, with the protein MTETEANASSTRDASIEDTVELPEQAVPGGDGDGDGSAYERIGGAVAVQAAVRIFYERVLAEPDLAGYFETVDMAAQRRHLGAMLTVLLGGPDAYAGRGLAQAHQGLGIPSAHYARVGAHLLATLMWLDVPADVVDHIRETLAQVESQVVQSRSRPAG; encoded by the coding sequence GTGACGGAAACGGAAGCCAACGCGTCGTCGACAAGGGACGCCTCGATCGAGGACACGGTCGAGCTGCCGGAGCAGGCCGTACCGGGTGGTGACGGTGACGGTGACGGGTCGGCGTACGAGCGGATCGGTGGGGCGGTCGCGGTCCAGGCGGCGGTACGGATCTTCTACGAGCGGGTGTTGGCCGAGCCGGACCTCGCCGGTTATTTCGAGACGGTGGACATGGCTGCCCAGCGGCGTCATCTGGGGGCGATGCTGACCGTGCTGCTCGGCGGGCCGGACGCGTACGCCGGTCGTGGTCTGGCGCAGGCGCACCAGGGGCTCGGCATCCCGTCGGCGCACTATGCGCGGGTTGGTGCGCACCTGCTGGCGACGTTGATGTGGTTGGACGTGCCGGCGGATGTCGTGGACCACATCCGGGAGACGTTGGCCCAGGTGGAGTCGCAGGTGGTGCAGTCACGGAGTCGGCCGGCGGGGTGA
- the mgrA gene encoding L-glyceraldehyde 3-phosphate reductase: MTVTYTAAPGRYDSMTYNRAGRSGLRLPPISLGLWHNFGHERPWQRQRDIVRRAFDLGVIHFDLANNYGPPPGSAEENFGRILATDFAPYRDELVISTKAGYDMWPGPYGEWGSRKYLVASLDQSLRRMGLDYVDIFYHHRPDPDTPLEETMGALDAVVRAGKAQYVGISNYNSEQTAKAAAILRDLGTPLVLHQPSYSMVNRWIERDNLLDTLEEAGAGCIAFSPLAQGLLTDRYLHGVPADSRVATSVFLNESHLSDTTMTKVRALNEIAARRGQTLAQLALAWALRDKRMTSLIIGASSVTQLEDNIAALDNVELSDAELAEIEPYATEE, encoded by the coding sequence GTGACCGTCACCTACACCGCAGCCCCCGGCCGCTACGACTCGATGACCTACAACCGCGCCGGCCGAAGCGGCCTGCGCCTACCCCCGATCTCCCTGGGCCTGTGGCACAACTTCGGCCACGAACGCCCCTGGCAGCGCCAACGCGACATCGTCCGGCGCGCCTTCGACCTCGGCGTCATCCACTTCGACCTGGCCAACAACTACGGCCCACCGCCCGGCTCCGCCGAGGAGAACTTCGGCCGGATCCTGGCCACCGACTTCGCGCCCTACCGCGACGAACTCGTCATCTCCACCAAGGCCGGCTACGACATGTGGCCCGGCCCGTACGGCGAATGGGGCTCCCGCAAGTACCTCGTCGCGTCCCTGGACCAGTCGCTGCGCCGGATGGGCCTGGACTACGTCGACATCTTCTACCACCACCGGCCCGACCCGGACACCCCGCTCGAGGAGACGATGGGCGCCCTCGACGCCGTCGTACGCGCCGGCAAGGCCCAGTACGTCGGCATCTCCAACTACAACTCCGAGCAGACCGCGAAAGCCGCCGCGATCCTGCGTGACCTCGGCACCCCACTGGTCCTGCACCAACCGTCGTACTCGATGGTGAACCGGTGGATCGAGCGGGACAACCTGCTCGACACCCTGGAGGAGGCCGGCGCCGGGTGCATCGCCTTCAGCCCCCTCGCCCAGGGCCTGCTCACCGACCGGTACCTGCACGGGGTCCCCGCCGACTCCCGCGTCGCGACCAGCGTCTTCCTCAACGAGAGCCACCTCAGCGACACCACCATGACCAAGGTCCGGGCCCTCAACGAGATCGCCGCCCGCCGCGGTCAGACCCTCGCCCAACTCGCCCTCGCCTGGGCGCTGCGGGACAAGCGGATGACCAGCCTGATCATCGGCGCCAGCAGCGTCACCCAACTCGAGGACAACATCGCCGCCCTCGACAACGTCGAACTCAGCGACGCCGAACTCGCCGAGATCGAACCGTACGCCACGGAGGAGTAG
- a CDS encoding winged helix-turn-helix transcriptional regulator — translation MSPGTPDGSAPPTPGASGRSAPARGEDCTVRHVLDRVGGKWSIAIIVAAAHGPVRFTELERGIEGISRRMLTLTLRNLERDGLLVRTVHATVPPRVEYTATEIAHELHDTLLTLTRWAERHRATIAAARTTYDRTHHPAGTLDDPTGC, via the coding sequence ATGTCACCCGGAACCCCCGACGGGTCGGCACCACCCACCCCCGGCGCTTCCGGACGGTCAGCTCCCGCTCGCGGCGAGGACTGCACCGTGCGTCACGTCCTGGACCGGGTCGGCGGCAAATGGAGCATCGCGATCATCGTCGCCGCCGCCCACGGCCCCGTCCGGTTCACCGAACTCGAACGCGGCATCGAAGGCATCAGCCGCCGCATGCTCACCCTCACCCTGCGCAACCTCGAACGCGACGGGCTGCTTGTCCGGACCGTCCACGCCACCGTGCCACCCAGGGTCGAATACACCGCCACCGAGATCGCCCACGAACTGCACGACACCCTGCTCACCCTCACCCGGTGGGCGGAACGCCACCGCGCCACCATCGCCGCCGCCCGGACCACCTACGACCGGACCCACCACCCTGCCGGCACCCTCGACGACCCCACCGGCTGCTGA
- the gcvP gene encoding aminomethyl-transferring glycine dehydrogenase, protein MTAEQFAVRHIGPDADGERRMLDTVGYGSIDELMDAAIPEVIRWHGTLDLPAPATEAEVIAELREIASRNTVAVSMIGLGYHGTHTPAVIRRNVLESPAWYTAYTPYQPEISQGRLEALLNFQTMVTDLTGLATANASMLDEGTAAAEAMTLARRASKSKSPVYVVDADTLPQTISVIVTRAEPLGIDVRIVDLDAEELPAEFFGLHLQYPGASGLVRDHAALVEAAHGAGALVAVAADLLALTLLRPPGEIGADIAAGTTQRFGVPMGFGGPHAGYLAVRTGLERMLPGRLVGVSRDTDGNPAYRLALQTREQHIRREKATSNICTAQVLLAVMASMYAVYHGPDGLREIASRTHRSAARLAAGLRAGGVSTEGPAFFDTVTAVVPGRAAQVVADAAARGVNLRLVDADRVGVACDETTTAAHLGAVWAAFGVVEFTGEVTEALPAALLRTSDYLTHPVFHRHRSETAMLRYLRRLSDSDYALDRGMIPLGSCTMKLNATTEMEPVSWPEFANMHPFAPAEQTAGYRELVTSLEGWLAEVTGYDAVSVQPNAGSQGELAGLLAIRGYHRERGQAHRDVCLIPSSAHGTNAASAVMAGMRVVVVACDDNGDVDLVDLDRKIDTHRDALAAIMVTYPSTHGVYETGIASLCAKVHDAGGQVYVDGANLNALVGFARPGKFGADVSHLNLHKTFCIPHGGGGPGVGPVAVRAHLSPFLPGDPLDASVTGTPVISAARHGSAGILPIPWAYLRMMGAEGLTRATGTAVLAANYVAARLRAHYPVLYSGNKGLVAHECILDLRPLTKATGVSVDDVAKRLIDYGFHAPTMSFPVAGTLMVEPTESEDLAELDRFCAAMIAIREEIDLVGSGQWPAGDNPLSNAPHTAAMVTGDEWTHPYPRSVAAYPAGVDRAGKYWPPVRRIDGAYGDRNLVCACPPPDAFED, encoded by the coding sequence ATGACCGCAGAGCAGTTCGCCGTACGCCACATCGGCCCGGACGCCGATGGTGAGCGCCGGATGTTGGACACCGTCGGCTACGGCTCGATCGACGAGCTGATGGACGCCGCGATTCCCGAGGTGATCCGCTGGCACGGCACCCTCGACCTGCCGGCCCCGGCGACCGAGGCCGAGGTGATCGCCGAGCTGCGGGAGATCGCGTCCCGCAACACCGTCGCGGTGTCGATGATCGGGCTCGGGTACCACGGCACCCACACCCCGGCGGTGATCCGCCGCAATGTCCTGGAGAGCCCGGCCTGGTACACCGCGTACACGCCGTACCAGCCGGAGATCAGCCAGGGTCGGCTGGAGGCGCTGCTGAACTTCCAGACCATGGTCACCGATCTGACCGGGTTGGCGACCGCGAACGCCTCGATGCTCGACGAGGGGACCGCGGCGGCGGAGGCGATGACGCTCGCCCGCCGCGCGTCCAAGAGCAAGAGCCCGGTGTACGTCGTCGACGCCGACACCCTGCCGCAGACGATCTCGGTGATCGTGACCCGGGCGGAGCCGCTCGGCATCGACGTCCGCATCGTCGACCTGGACGCCGAGGAGTTGCCGGCGGAGTTCTTCGGTCTGCACCTGCAGTACCCGGGTGCGTCCGGTCTGGTCCGTGACCATGCCGCGCTGGTCGAGGCGGCGCACGGTGCCGGGGCGCTGGTCGCGGTCGCCGCGGACCTGCTCGCCCTGACGCTGCTGCGGCCGCCGGGGGAGATCGGCGCCGACATCGCCGCCGGGACGACCCAGCGGTTCGGCGTACCGATGGGCTTCGGTGGGCCGCACGCCGGTTACCTGGCGGTCCGCACCGGCCTGGAGCGGATGCTGCCCGGCCGGTTGGTCGGGGTGTCGCGCGACACCGACGGCAACCCGGCGTACCGGTTGGCGTTGCAGACCCGTGAGCAGCACATCCGGCGGGAGAAGGCGACCAGCAACATCTGCACCGCGCAGGTCCTGCTCGCGGTGATGGCCAGCATGTACGCCGTCTACCACGGTCCGGACGGGTTGCGGGAGATCGCGTCGCGTACGCACCGGTCGGCGGCCCGGCTCGCGGCCGGGCTGCGGGCCGGCGGGGTGTCGACCGAGGGTCCGGCGTTCTTCGACACCGTCACCGCGGTGGTCCCGGGTCGGGCGGCGCAGGTGGTCGCCGACGCCGCGGCGCGTGGGGTGAACCTGCGGCTGGTCGACGCCGACCGGGTCGGGGTGGCGTGCGACGAGACGACCACGGCGGCGCACCTGGGCGCGGTCTGGGCGGCGTTCGGGGTGGTGGAGTTCACCGGTGAGGTCACCGAGGCCCTGCCGGCGGCGTTGCTGCGGACCAGCGACTACCTGACCCACCCGGTGTTCCACCGGCACCGTTCCGAGACCGCGATGCTGCGTTACCTGCGCCGGCTGTCGGACTCCGACTACGCCCTGGACCGGGGCATGATCCCGCTCGGTTCGTGCACGATGAAGCTGAACGCGACCACCGAGATGGAGCCGGTGAGCTGGCCGGAGTTCGCGAACATGCACCCGTTCGCGCCGGCGGAGCAGACCGCCGGGTACCGGGAACTGGTCACCTCCCTGGAGGGGTGGCTGGCCGAGGTGACCGGGTACGACGCGGTCAGCGTGCAGCCGAACGCCGGGTCCCAGGGGGAACTGGCCGGGCTGCTGGCGATCCGGGGTTACCACCGCGAACGCGGGCAGGCGCACCGGGACGTGTGCCTGATCCCGTCGTCGGCGCACGGGACGAACGCGGCCAGCGCGGTGATGGCCGGTATGCGGGTCGTCGTGGTGGCCTGCGACGACAACGGTGACGTGGACCTGGTCGACCTCGACCGGAAGATCGACACGCACCGGGACGCGCTCGCCGCGATCATGGTGACGTACCCGTCGACGCACGGGGTGTACGAGACCGGGATCGCGTCGCTGTGCGCGAAGGTCCACGACGCCGGTGGCCAGGTGTACGTCGACGGGGCGAACCTCAACGCCCTGGTCGGGTTCGCCCGCCCGGGCAAGTTCGGTGCCGACGTGTCGCACCTGAACCTGCACAAGACGTTCTGCATCCCGCACGGCGGCGGTGGCCCGGGTGTCGGCCCGGTCGCGGTCCGCGCGCACCTGTCCCCGTTCCTGCCCGGTGACCCCCTCGACGCTTCGGTCACCGGTACGCCGGTGATCTCGGCGGCCCGGCACGGGTCGGCGGGGATCCTGCCGATTCCGTGGGCGTACCTGCGGATGATGGGTGCCGAGGGGCTGACCCGGGCGACCGGGACGGCGGTCCTCGCGGCGAACTACGTCGCGGCCCGGCTCCGTGCGCACTACCCGGTGCTGTACAGCGGCAACAAGGGCCTGGTGGCGCACGAGTGCATCCTCGACCTGCGGCCGCTGACGAAGGCGACCGGGGTGAGTGTCGACGACGTCGCGAAGCGGCTGATCGACTACGGGTTCCACGCGCCGACGATGTCGTTCCCGGTCGCCGGGACGCTGATGGTGGAGCCGACCGAGAGTGAGGACCTGGCCGAACTCGACCGGTTCTGCGCGGCGATGATCGCGATCCGGGAGGAGATCGACCTGGTCGGTTCGGGGCAGTGGCCGGCGGGCGACAATCCGCTGTCCAACGCCCCGCACACGGCGGCGATGGTCACCGGGGACGAGTGGACGCACCCGTACCCGCGGTCGGTGGCGGCGTACCCGGCCGGGGTGGACCGGGCGGGGAAGTACTGGCCGCCGGTGCGTCGCATCGACGGCGCGTACGGGGACCGGAACCTGGTCTGCGCCTGCCCGCCGCCGGACGCGTTCGAGGACTGA
- a CDS encoding DUF5999 family protein, with protein sequence MCQHQPTCPSAEATDRDAARVVACFREQGWSLLCNGVIVFEDTGELLPDGSTIAPHRGPARHVLVA encoded by the coding sequence ATGTGCCAGCACCAACCCACCTGTCCCTCCGCCGAGGCAACCGACCGGGATGCCGCCCGGGTCGTCGCCTGTTTCCGTGAGCAGGGCTGGAGCCTGCTCTGCAACGGTGTGATCGTCTTCGAGGACACCGGTGAACTGCTCCCCGACGGCAGCACGATCGCACCGCACCGCGGACCCGCCCGGCACGTACTGGTCGCCTGA